A stretch of DNA from Bos taurus isolate L1 Dominette 01449 registration number 42190680 breed Hereford chromosome 25, ARS-UCD2.0, whole genome shotgun sequence:
ACTATTGAAATTAAGTTGGTAAATCTAATCTGTTGGGTTTTGTCTGAGATAAAATccatcatttttaagtgtacaattcagtgatttttagtatatcCATAATGCTGTGCAATCATTGCCAATATCTAGTTCCAGAGTATTTGCATCAGCCCAGGAAAAAGAAACCCCGAACTTCCCAATTCCTCCTCCCTTAGCCCCTGGCAGCAACTaatctctgtctctgtggatttacctatttgttatatttcatatacatGAAATAATACGCCATatagccttttgtgtctggcttttttgtAAACTTAACATAGGGTTTATACATGTAGCTTGTgttagtactttttaaaaatttttttgaataatattctatggattttgtttatcatttgatggacatttgggttgtttccactttcctTGTTATTCTGAATAATGCTTTGGACATTcatatacaagtttttgtgtaaaTGTATGTATTCTAACTCCTGGGTACACTAATACACTTCAATTCTGACAGTAGCCACCTAGAGTTAGCACAGATCCCACAGATTAAGGGCTCTGTCTTCCACAAGATTGCCTCTAGTTCAGACACTGCCACAAGTTTGGGGTGAGGGGGCATTTCTCACCTCCTGGCTATAAATTTAGGATTTCCCTCAAGTTCAATAAAGAGACAGTTATAATGCTATGATTGGGGGCATGGAAGCATAGAGGAGCGATCCGCCCAGAATGGGAGTGTAAGAGCTTGTCGAGGAAGACTTGCCAGAGGTGACTTTTAAACTGTGACTGGGATTTGGAATTGTAGGTACTAACCGTTTGAAAGAGTAGTTTAAGCAGAGGGAACGCATATatgaaagcctggtgtgctcatGCTTGTTAGAGATGATTTAAGAATTAACTTAAGAACTTGAGCACCAAATatgaaaaaatgggaaaaaagaagcaatatcATCCAGACTTTTGTAAGCCACTTGGACTTAATCGAAGAAACCGTGTATAGAAGACAAGTCCAACAAAGATCCCTAAGAAACACCGTGGCCGAGAACAAAGTGCctgtggaaaaaaagaaagacaaaccaGAGAGGCCAGaggaaaataaatagaatacGGAGTCACTAAAACCAGAGGAAATGAAGTTATATCAGATGCTGCTAAAATATTGAGAAAAGACTTAGAAATATCCATCAAAGTCAGCAGAGTGGAATGAATGATGAACCTGGCAAGAGCTGTGCCAGGGGGTGGTTGGGGTAAAAGCCAAGCTACAGTAGATTAAAGGGTGAATAAGACTCAGGGAAGTGGAGATAGGAACTCTTGACCAGGCTCGGGGACAGAGGATGCTAGGCAGAGCAGACAGAAACACAGGCATGTTGAGACCAGAGGATGACTTGACATGATGGGGTGTTCTTGTTTTATAATAGGGGAGACTTGGGGGGCTTTCCTGGCTTTCCAGTAATTAATACTCTCCATGTCTAATTCAAGgggcatgggtttcatccctggtcagggaattaggatCCCACACACCaggtggtgcagccaaaaagtaagaagtaaacaggtcttaaaaaaaaaataggggagACTTTTGCAgtccagaaaagaaagaaaataatgttagGCAAGCTCCCAGAGAAAGTAAGAGGGAATAGGATCCAAAACAAAGGTAGAAAGATGAATAAGATGAAAGAACAAGTATACACAGATAAATTCGTAAGTTCTCATGGTGAACAGTTAAGGAGTTGCTGTATGACGGCCCCTATCTTTTCTGAAAAGTAACAGACCAAGGCATCTACTGAAgtaatggggggggggggtgtggatCGTTCTCATATAGTGTGCAGTGGACTTGAAATGGGCACAGGAGAGAATGGGGAAGTGGTGAGTTAGGGACATCTAATTTGTTTCTGGATAATAATGGCCCTGAGATAGTGATGGTTTCTCAATAGGAACTTAGTGTCACCCCTCTGCTCTGAGCATCAGCATCCTGGAGGTAAGTGCAAGGGCAAAACTTAGATTGAATCAGGGTTATGGTTTTTGCCAGGTGGGTACAGTGAAAGGATAGAAAGGTGGTAATATGATGGATCAAGGACTCTAGGCTGGATAAGGGAAGAAGTGAAGATGGTAGGAGAGTGATGGATGCCAAGAAAATAGCAGAAAGTGCCAGGGAGATATAAGAACAGGTGGAAGTAACAGGAAGGGACACTGTTACTAAAGCAGACACTGGTGACTGGCCTAATAAACCTAAGTGTTATGTCACTAGGGTTTTCAGACACTGCCATTGTATGGTTCATTAGATTCCTCGTTTTACCTGTTCACCCTTTTTGGCCAGTTCACTATTTATAAGTACCCACCTctaaaagtgggcttcccaggtggctcaaatggtaaagaactggcctaccaatgcaggagatgcaggttcaatccctgggttgggaagaacccctagagaagggaatggcaaccctctccagtattcttgcctggcaggctacagtccatggggccgcaaagagtcagacccaactttgCAAGTAAACAACTTCTTAAGGTAGAACCCAGAAATCACagctaataaaaaaataatcatcactAGCAGTGCTTCtggaggaaaaaattaaatatgtgaaGTTTTTAAGTTACCTGTGGACTatcattttctgtgtttgtgtccCTACTCATTTAAAGTATGAGCTGCCAGGGTATGACTTACACAAGAAGGTGTATATCACTGCCCACATCGGGCTGCCAGGCTTCTTCTCACCTGCCTCCAGATTCTCCTAAATTTCCTCAACCAACCTGTCactaaaacataaaactaagTTTCAGTTTGGTTGGAATATTGTCCCTTACTTAAACAGATGCTCTTGAAAAGGGCAATATATTAAACCTTTATCAATCATTAAGACCATTACGTTACTAGTAGGCTAGCTTGCCAAGATCAGATGTTTATATCCCCAGAGAGAAAGTAGAGTAAGAGATCCACATCAGTGGTAGCGATTGGGTGGGCCAGTTCCTTTCACTAACAAAGAGAGCCCCATGAGATGAAGAGAACACTTGTAGAAAGAAAATTCAAGGGGAAGATGGAAGAGGAcaatggtgctgctgctgcttgctaagtcgcttcagtcgtgtctctgtgcgaccctatagacagcagcccaccaggctccgccgtccctgggattctccaggcaagaacactggagtgggtgaagaggGCAATAGCAAACGTTAAATAACTTCACCGTTTTGTTCAAATTCAAACCTATATTGGAAAACCCAATCTGTGGCCAGTTTATTGAACGGTTACTGTACCCGATTTGCTCTGACGGATTGGTGGGTATGTGTGCCTTAGTGCTTTACAACTCCTGTGTTTCAGATTTTCTGTAACACAGCTTTTACACGTGGTGATGACGTGCCTTGTAATCATCCTCGTTGTAGCAACAGACGTGCTCAAACTGGCTGTGTTAAATCATTTCAGTAGTGTTTGGATCCATAGATGATGGGTGTCAAAAGCCTCCTCAGTTAAGATTCCCCACTTAACAGGAAATTATgacttctttttctgtgttttgataCACCAGTGAGATACTAAGAGGCATATGGCATGCTATAGTtcctggttgatttcctttttcctgttgTGTGCAAGTCTTTTATTTGGCTAGACTGGTTACCTAGGAAACAGCTGCAGAGTAAAGATGGATTGGCTGTTTGGGAAATGGAATTACAGACCCCTTCAAGAAACAGAAGACCTGTTGGATAAAGCAAAAAATTAGTGAATGGCTAAGTGTATGCTTAATTTAGTGTGCTTCAAGAAATCACACTGAGTTCTATAGAAAATTTAATTAAtgcaatatgatttttaaatttattttttaatttcaccaaATGTTTGTTAATTCCTGCTTTGTGCCCACTGCCGCAGGCCATTCTGAGGGCTTTCAGTGAAGTAAAACGTTCAGTTCCCTCATTTTCTGTTTGGGTCTAAAAGAAGCTACCTTAAAATCAagtgcatggggcttccctggtggctcactgataaagaatcctgctaatgcaggagacacaggttcgatccctgatctgggaatattcacatgccacggagcaactaagcccatgcaccataactattgcgcctgtgctctagagcccaggagccacaactgctgaagcctgcgtgcccgcagctactgaagccaactgctgaagcctgtgtgcccacaactactgaagccttcgtgcccacaactactgaagcctgcgtgccctgaAGCCACCACAATGATGAGCCTACACACCGCATCTAGAGAAAGGCCCACAcaggaatgaagacccagcaaagccaaaaataatagataaataaaagttatttttaaaaaatcaagtgcaCAATTATGTGATATAGTCTATAAGTGTGTTCAGAGAGTTTGGAGGATGTAAAGGATCTTGGCTAGTCAGTGTGAGTGGTGGATTTGAATCTGCAGGTAGGAGATAATACTTTGAGGTAaaagatgaaatttaaagacCTGGTGAAAGTTCGGGTATTCAGAGTACCTGAATTTACAACATTCAACAATAGCAGCACAATTACCCTTGCAGTTCCCTACATCCAGACAGCTTATGGAAAATATGTAACTCTGATATAAATTATATTGCCCTAGAGTCTTAGGAAAATGAATATTAGCAACAATGTTGACCCACCACTGTTTGCACTAACGCTtgcataatttaagaaaaaatctattttaactgAAAGTGTGGCAGAGTATTAGTTTTATAATCTCAAACCACTACAGAAATGTGGGCATGTAAAAgacattcaataaaatatttgtgaGTTGATTTTCTTATATACAGTATACCTTCCTGTTAGtattagctttcttttctttcagaatgTAGCTGTTGAATATTAGGTCTTGATTTGTAGTGATAAGGCCTTTTGTAAATATAGGAGCATAACTCCTCTTTCAAAGCTGAACATCTGTCAGGTTATCTCCATTTGATTTCTAGGAAGTATAGCTATCTCAATggactcgatggtcatgagtttgagcaagctctgggagttggtgatggacagggaagcctagcatgctgcagtccatggagtcgcaaagagtcgcacacgactgagcaactgaactaaactgatagctataattttcattttcttacttaTTATCTTTGTATTCATTTGGTGTGGTGTGCCTCtcaggagaggaggaaaaagcagtccTACTCAGAAAGCGTAACAATCTACAGGCACAGAAAATTAAATTTGAGTCCTCTTTGCCATGCCCATAAATGGAAAGTAAGAGGGGCAATAAAAGGATACTCTGAAATATTTTGAAGGAGAGATGTATTGAACCTACAGCCTCAAATATTTACCAGCAAAGAATAATTCTCAAATTTAAATTTCACTGTGCTGGCTGTTTAGAGTTACTGATGAAAGTGTCTTTGTACTGATATTTAAGTCGTGAAGAAAGTTGTTACTGTAATCAGAATCCATAATATTGAATTTTTCCAGAGGGTCTTTTATTGCCTGTTGTCTATTCTCACAGTAATTAGagcttttataaatgaaatagtGACTACAGAGGGTAATTTGTTAGAAGTTTTTTGCTGAGTGATCAGGAATGGTTTCCTGATAGAAGTGCTTGAGCACTGCTGTGAATGCTTTATTTCCCAAATTACTATAAAATGGCTTGTCATAATAAGACACACTCTCTCCCCCAAGTTTCCTTTTCAAGAAAACTTTATAGTGTTTCATTTTAAGAACAATTACACAACTCTCTGCTACCTCCTCACCCCTGTTGTCGCACCTTTTCTGGTCTCAAGCAATTACCAGATACTAAAAAGgttgggcttcccctggtggctcagtggtaaagaatccgtctgcctgccagagcaggagacacaggttcaatccgtgaTCTGGGGGGTTAGTGATTGTCGGAAACTTTGAACTGAGCCTATGAACTCACTCCACTCCAAACAGCGGCTATAGAAGGCGGATAACGTGGCATTACTGTGAAGGCTTGCTCAACTTTCTGCCCCTCTCCCCCCTCACCTCCTCCACCTTGCTGGAGATGATCCCATAATTATAACTCTTTTTGCACCTCTTCGGAGATCACAAGAAGCACCTAATTAccagatgatttgagagaaaaagTCCAGCTTATTTGAGTTATTGTCTTCCACTCTTGAAAAGTTACAAAGTTAgccttagaggaaaaaaaagacccCAACTCAATTTTGAGAGCAGagctgttttttttctttgttttctttgaacgcattgattatttctaaaaatgtacTAATGGCAAAGGCAGCTTGCAGGAAAGCAGCACCCGACCAACAGCCCCACATATGCACGTATATATACAGCTCCAGCCCTGGTCTGTCTGCTCCCACTAAGGGCAGCTCCCCAAAATGCCTCACAAAGGAACTTGTTCATGGCACATGCTGTGATTTTGAGGTTACTGTCTTTTTGTTGTAGCTCTTGTTCATAGTGAGAAAATAAGACCAACAAAAGATGCAGAAATCTATTATGTTTTCAGTGGCTCCAGAAATTTCTTGTATTTTTGGCAGCTGTTTTCCCATTTGCAGTTGCTCTTAAAAGGGAGAAGCAAGCAAGTTTTACTCAGAAGTAACATTTTAATTGTTCTTCTTAGTGGAGAAAAGGATAAAATAGttactttttcatcttccttgtCTAGATTTCTATAAATTAATTTACCCCAAATTTGATAGAGGGGTTCCTTGGGTTTGACATGAAAAcatgtttgtttaaaaatagcACTTAATGTTATACAAAAAAcgctttcatttatttaaatgagaGAGAGGTGCTTTAAAAGTTAGCACTGATGCCTCTATGCTTTTTTGCTGAAGCATGCTAGTAATGATTTAGCAATGTGAGCACTTTCACATTGTACAAAAATTGTTGAACTTACCAAACAGGGTGAACTTACTAGTTTTTCTAGCATTTTCTTGAATTTCATGGAAAAATGCTTATATTGTAATATTCTTAGACcttttacatttaataaaataatattggtTCTAGCATTTTAtccattatttaattttatctacATATTACACTTAGAAATACTTCAAGtttgcctttaatttttttaaaagtgtgtttcTTCTCAGCCAGAACAATATACGGTGAGACTTAGATCTGGGAATAGAAAAGTTTCAATTCCTTCTGTTAGAATGATAAGCCCAGCGAGAGCAGGAACCTCATCTCTCTTGTTCACTTATTTCCCTGGAGCCTAGAACAGTGCTTGACTCAAGCAcccagaaaagtaaaaaatgactgaatgattgCCTTCTATGACTTGTGGGGTTTGTTTAAGTTTACTTTGCATGTTAAACGAAATATTTCTACGTAGCAGACTACAGCATAATGCTGCAGAGTAGGACCCAATGGAATTAAGTGCTGGGATGACCCACTCAGAGAGAAATAAGATTTAAGGGGTGTTGGTAGGGACTGTTCCCTGGGTGTGCCAAACCCACTGACATATTCCTATGTTTTGCCTCTCCCCAGGAGCACTCACTGTGGGCCTTGTGCGACAGTGTCAAACAATCCATGGACGAGACCGGACATGCATCCCACCTCGGCTTCCCCCAGAGTGGGTCACCACACTGTTTTTTATCATCATGGGAATCATTTCATTGACTGTCACTTGTGGTTTGTTGGTGGCTTCCCACTGGCGAAGAGAAGCCACAAAATATGCTCGATGGATAGCATTCACTGGAAGTAAGTAACCTGTGCTAAGTAAATTTGTCTAGAAGGCACTCACACTGGTATTTTTATGAAGATATTCAAGTCTCAGTAATAAGGACTCTCTAATCATCAAAGAGCACCATTTGTGTACGGCCATCAGATAGACTCCACGCAGTCCCATCAGCTCTTCAGAATTCTCACCACAAGACCAGGACATCCAGACCTTAATTGCTTTGAATAAAGTgctattttaatgaattttatttttgctcACACTGTGACATAAGTTTTCCAG
This window harbors:
- the MOSMO gene encoding modulator of smoothened protein isoform X2 translates to MDKLTIISGCLFLAADIFAIASIANPDWINTGESAGYILHENKDVLCLTAVSQYPEECLAHRRHLVNIWSTHCGPCATVSNNPWTRPDMHPTSASPRVGHHTVFYHHGNHFIDCHLWFVGGFPLAKRSHKICSMDSIHWK